The genome window TGGGTGAAAAGGACTTTTCTcagtcttttcttcttctttttttaatggCGGACTGGTCAAAGCTCTCGATAGATATCTCAAGTCTAATTCATGGTGAACTCTCCGTTCTTGATTGCATACGTGTCGGAGCCGTTTGCAAGCAATGGAACTTTGCCTGCAAGTTAAAGTACCATTGTCCTACGAAGAAGCCACAATCCCCTTGGCTGGTGTTGCCTGGTGAGTGCGATACCACCACCATCAAGTTCTTTTCTATTCTCGAGAAGAAGACATACAAGATTCCATGCCCGGAACCTATGATCCATCGAAGGGTCTATATTGGTTCTGGTCACGGTTGGCTGGTCACCGTGGATGACATCTGCAACATGCACCTTCTAAATCCACTCACCGGTGCCAAGATTCCGCTCCCTCCGGTGACGACCTTACCCTTCGTCAGCGCTCGCCACAATTCCCACGGACAGATCATCGAGTTTGTCGTGGAAGTACCATACGGGGCTAACATAATCTCGACATTGGTGTTCTCCTTCGAGCGCATGCGGTGCATCTTCTTCCAGAAGGCAGTACTCTCTGCAGCTCCTGATGTAGACGACAATTGCTTGATCATGATGATTTGCAATAACTGGAAACATCTGGTCGTTGGTCGAGCTAGAGGCGAGGCTTGGAAGTGCATAAGCTTGTATCATCACTACACTAACATCATTCATCGCAAAGGCAAGTTCCACTCGATCAGTGACACTGGAATAGTTGAGGTATGGGAGCACGATGGATCGATCTTGAGGCCTCGGATCATCGGCTCAAAAATTCGATATTTTTTGAATCAGTTCATGCATTACTTGGTCGAGTCGCTAGACGGTAATCTACTGTTGATCGTTAGGGCCCAAGAAGACATCAAACCTTCTGACAACTTTCTAGTGTTTTCTCTAGACGAGAAAGAACACAAGTGGAAGAAGGTGAGCGACTTACATGAGCAAACATTGTTCTTGGGATACAACCACTCTATGTGCCTCTCGGCTACAAACTTTCCAGAGTTGCAACACAATTGTATCTACTCTACTAATAACAAACTTATGTACTATCAACATGGAAGTCATGACATGGAAATATTTTACTTGAAGGAGAAGAAAACACAACAAATATATCAACTTGAACGTCAATTGAATTGGCCTCCTCCTATTTGGTTGACTCCGAGTCTGTCTTGAGTTAGTTATGCAAAACAAGACCTGTTGTATCAACTTGTCACGGATGTTCTTCTTTCTATTGTGAATGAGATCTTGAATTTTCTATGGATTTACTTGAAAGAATAATCATGTATAGAAGAAAATGTACTTGTACAAAGCAACTTAAAAAGCTTCCAATAATCATGCTCCATTTTGactttttctaaaattttattcatatatgttgcatgatgtttgatgtttttcttaaatttattagTATTAGTcaaatgatattttatttaattttttttataacaatTAATTATGTACAGTTGAGACTATTCGATTTGATGTTGTGGGTTTATATTTTTTTACCGAATTATTGTTGTTGATAGAAGTAGTCTACtaagaaatatattaattttcTTGGCCTATTTCCCATCACTTGTTAAAGGGTGCCTAAAAAGAGGGAAAAATGGCACCAATCTCTCTTGGAAGTGGTGGACTCTTTTGGAAGCTTGCACCACCTCTTCTTCCACAAGGCTATGCTCTCTTCACCTCCTGACGCAGATGGCGATTTCACCATCATGATGATTCGCAATGTGAGATGCCAATTATTATCCTTTGCTCAAGCTAGGGATAAGGGTTGGACATCAATAAGCACACATTATGGCTACACCGATATGATGATGTATCACAATGCTAAATTTTGCATCATTAATTATGGTGGCATAATCAAGATATGGGAGCCCAACTGAGTTCCTTTAATTCTAGGATCATCACGTATTATTTGGCCAAATCCCTATAGGGCAATCTCTAATTGATCTACTAACGAACCTAAGAACATTATGTTCTTAGTATTTTCCTTGGACGACGAAGAGTACAAATGAAAGAAGTTGAAGAGCTCGCATGAGCAAATGTTGTTCTTAGAATACAATCAATTCATGTGCCTCTCTGTTATAGATTTTTTAGAATTAAAACAAGATTATATCTACTTTATTGGCGATAATCAAAATTCATGTAAGTATTATCGGCACACAACCGTATGAAGATAGTAAGAACAACATCTTAGACATCGCTTGATTTGGCTTTCTTCTATTTGGCTGTCTCCCAAGCTATCTTTAGGTTATATCTGCCATCCAAATCTATTATCTGCCATCTACTGTGAGAAAGAAATAGAAAGTCCACATCCATCTTGAATTTGCCATGGATTCACTTGCAGTAAAACCACACGGCACTGTGGTGGTCTCACCAAATAGACAATGGATGGCAATCCCCTTTTCTTgttttgcttt of Musa acuminata AAA Group cultivar baxijiao chromosome BXJ1-7, Cavendish_Baxijiao_AAA, whole genome shotgun sequence contains these proteins:
- the LOC135680152 gene encoding uncharacterized protein LOC135680152, which gives rise to MADWSKLSIDISSLIHGELSVLDCIRVGAVCKQWNFACKLKYHCPTKKPQSPWLVLPGECDTTTIKFFSILEKKTYKIPCPEPMIHRRVYIGSGHGWLVTVDDICNMHLLNPLTGAKIPLPPVTTLPFVSARHNSHGQIIEFVVEVPYGANIISTLVFSFERMRCIFFQKAVLSAAPDVDDNCLIMMICNNWKHLVVGRARGEAWKCISLYHHYTNIIHRKGKFHSISDTGIVEVWEHDGSILRPRIIGSKIRYFLNQFMHYLVESLDGYDGSDYDCESNSYDCDGYNCDNDGCDSDRGSRGGSCNRRGVGGSYSEEER